The window GCCTACGTTTAAAGGTGACGCGGGTGACCACGGAGCGTGTGACCATTGAATCAAAGTTCACGCCGAAGGTGACCTATGTTAACGATGCGAATCTGGATAAGGGGAAACAGCGGGTTGTTAACCCCGGCGAACCCGGGATTCTGGCACGGGAGTACACGGTGGTTTATGAGGACGGGCAAGAGGTCTCCCGGCAGCTGGTCGGGGAACGGGTGGAAAAACCGGCGGTGCAGAAAGTGATTGCCCGGGGAACCCGCCCGGTGATCCGGACGGCGAACGTCGCCGGGGGAAAGACGATCCGTTATACTGATGTGTTCATCATGGAAGCAACGGCCTATGAACCGGGGCCTCAATCGTGCGGGATCTATGCCGACGGTTATACATACACGGGGAAAAAGGCAACTTACGGGATTGCGGCGGTTGACCCGAAGGTGATTCCGCTTGGGACCAAACTCTATATCGAAGGGTACGGGTTTGCCGCGGCTGAAGATATCGGAAGCGACATTAAAGGGAACCGGATCGATGTTTGTTATGATACCGTCCGCGAGGCGTTGCTGTGGGGGCGCAAGCGCGTGAAAGTTTATATTCTGGCTCCGTAAAGTGCCCGGATGATGAAAGTTGGGGAAAAAACCGGTTTTTTCCGGTTAAGGAAGAGGAATAGGTTGCCTTTCGTCGAACCATTGAATACGGAGGGAAAGCGAGGGGAAGGAGCGGTCTTTTGATGAATCTGGACAGGGTGTTGATAGCCGAGAGCGATCCGCACCTGGCTGAATTAATGGTGATTCGGCTTTCGAATGCCGGTTATCAGCTGGCCACGTGTACCCAGGGGAATGAGGTATTGACGAAGGCCCTTGATTTTAAACCGGGCGTGGTGATTGTCGACCAGTATTTGACGGATAAGGACGGATTGGAAGTCTGTTATGAATTGAGATTACATTCGGCCACCCGCAACATCGGGATTATCCTTTTGACGCAAGAGGAGATTAACCTGGCCGACCTGGTCGGGCTGGGGGTACGGATTGACACGCAGTTAATCAAGCCATTTAAACCCAAGGATATTTTGACGGAAGTAAATACCCTGATGGCCGAGCGACGGGCCACCACGAAGAACTCGCTGACCGGCTTTCCCGGCTGGGATGCCATACGGCGGGAGATCGCGGAACGAATAACGGCGGGCGTTGATTGCGATCTGCTCTTTATTGATATCAATAATTTCCGGATCTACAATCAATGCTACGGCTTCAGCGCCGGCGATGAGGCCCTGCGTTTATTGTGCCGGCTGCTCCTGGAAGTAACCGATGAACTGGATTCACCGGATATTTTTATTTCCCATATTCATGGCGATGATTTTGCGGTGATGCTGCCGGTGGGGACCGGCGAGCAGGTCGGGCGCGCTTTGATTGACCGTTTTGACCAGGAGGTTCTCCAGC of the Capillibacterium thermochitinicola genome contains:
- a CDS encoding ubiquitin-like domain-containing protein, with amino-acid sequence MIILQVRKVWAPGWRLPLRSGTYWVNILAGLAFFLLLFYAWRLQTIAVTVDGVQVKLTTTAPTVEAALAKAGVVVRSGDEVSPGLGTRVREGMTITIRRGVDFVIEADGQAIEVRMPPVTVAEALQRTGISLGTADRLSLPADAQVWAGLRLKVTRVTTERVTIESKFTPKVTYVNDANLDKGKQRVVNPGEPGILAREYTVVYEDGQEVSRQLVGERVEKPAVQKVIARGTRPVIRTANVAGGKTIRYTDVFIMEATAYEPGPQSCGIYADGYTYTGKKATYGIAAVDPKVIPLGTKLYIEGYGFAAAEDIGSDIKGNRIDVCYDTVREALLWGRKRVKVYILAP
- a CDS encoding response regulator translates to MNLDRVLIAESDPHLAELMVIRLSNAGYQLATCTQGNEVLTKALDFKPGVVIVDQYLTDKDGLEVCYELRLHSATRNIGIILLTQEEINLADLVGLGVRIDTQLIKPFKPKDILTEVNTLMAERRATTKNSLTGFPGWDAIRREIAERITAGVDCDLLFIDINNFRIYNQCYGFSAGDEALRLLCRLLLEVTDELDSPDIFISHIHGDDFAVMLPVGTGEQVGRALIDRFDQEVLQLYLEDDRERGGMYLQRPDGRLEQWPLMSLSVALINGIIDKYRHPLETKTVGEELLKRLKVRPGSNLLRDRSSNSPA